In one window of Phormidium ambiguum IAM M-71 DNA:
- a CDS encoding NB-ARC domain-containing protein: MDIEQAIKIIDAALKPDLLNQLELIVFRQAWEGKSYEEIAINSGYDVGHVKNVGYQLWKKLSCALGQRITKTNFRCVLYQYTEIPNFQQQTSATRKIKNLAIKRKLSPQQDWGELIDVSYFYGRTEELAILEQWIIKERCRLIAVLGMGGIGKTAFSMKLAQQLQGKFEYTIWCSLHDAHSVEEKLSKILQFLFHNQYISRNLNGDITELINFLQQHRCLLILDRVESIFHSGELAGKYRQGYEAYGELFKRIGESVSQSCVVLTSREKPKEIAIIEGRNLPVRCFYLLGLNSGEIPQLFKAKGTFWAIESDWKALENYSAGNPLILRMLATQIEELFDGNISEFINLWQQGQIKFENIYEILEEQVNRCSELEKEVLYWLAVHRRPVTLLELQKNILNWATQQKIPVILMSLERRSLILKHSSKFSLIPILMDYITNLIIQSITQEIKYNNKYLIYLIQLFQPQAREEIKAEQINCILEPIVENLRRNFQFSQELTIHLENMRSEMRSHISNLLGYGEINISYLKKVAVITNPTIQLIPKHQSALPIADDISYYRH; this comes from the coding sequence ATGGATATTGAACAAGCTATAAAAATTATTGATGCGGCTTTAAAGCCAGATTTATTAAACCAACTTGAGTTAATAGTGTTTCGCCAAGCTTGGGAAGGAAAAAGTTATGAAGAGATTGCTATCAATTCGGGTTATGATGTTGGTCATGTAAAGAATGTTGGCTATCAGTTGTGGAAAAAGCTTAGCTGTGCATTGGGGCAGAGGATTACTAAAACTAATTTTCGCTGTGTTTTATATCAATATACTGAAATACCAAATTTTCAGCAGCAAACTTCAGCAACAAGAAAAATCAAAAATCTTGCAATTAAGCGTAAGTTAAGTCCACAGCAAGATTGGGGAGAATTAATAGATGTTTCTTATTTTTATGGTCGAACAGAAGAACTTGCTATTTTAGAACAATGGATTATTAAAGAACGCTGCCGACTAATTGCAGTATTAGGGATGGGGGGAATTGGCAAAACAGCTTTTTCAATGAAGCTAGCTCAACAATTACAAGGTAAATTTGAGTATACAATTTGGTGCAGTCTTCATGATGCACATTCAGTTGAAGAAAAGTTAAGTAAAATTTTACAATTTCTCTTTCATAATCAATATATTTCTAGAAACTTAAATGGTGACATAACCGAATTAATTAACTTTCTCCAGCAACATCGTTGTTTGTTGATTCTGGATAGAGTGGAATCAATTTTTCACAGTGGAGAATTAGCAGGAAAATATCGTCAGGGCTACGAAGCTTATGGAGAATTATTTAAACGTATAGGAGAATCTGTATCGCAAAGTTGTGTTGTATTAACTAGTCGAGAAAAACCCAAAGAAATCGCTATAATTGAAGGTCGAAATTTACCAGTTCGTTGCTTCTATTTATTAGGTTTAAATTCAGGAGAAATTCCACAGTTATTTAAAGCTAAAGGTACTTTTTGGGCTATAGAATCTGATTGGAAAGCCTTAGAAAATTATTCCGCAGGTAATCCTTTAATTTTAAGAATGTTAGCTACCCAAATTGAAGAATTATTTGACGGTAACATTTCTGAATTTATCAATTTATGGCAACAAGGTCAAATCAAGTTTGAAAATATTTATGAGATTTTAGAGGAACAGGTAAATCGTTGTTCAGAGTTAGAAAAAGAGGTGTTATACTGGTTAGCTGTTCATCGCCGCCCTGTGACTCTGCTAGAACTGCAAAAAAATATTTTAAATTGGGCAACTCAGCAAAAAATTCCTGTTATACTGATGTCTTTAGAAAGACGATCGCTAATTTTGAAACATTCTTCAAAGTTTAGCCTTATACCCATATTGATGGATTACATTACTAATTTAATCATTCAATCTATCACTCAAGAAATTAAATATAATAATAAATATTTAATCTATTTAATTCAACTTTTTCAACCTCAAGCAAGGGAAGAAATCAAAGCAGAGCAAATTAACTGTATATTAGAGCCAATTGTAGAAAATTTACGGAGAAATTTCCAGTTTAGTCAAGAATTGACTATTCATTTAGAAAATATGCGTTCTGAAATGCGCTCCCATATTTCTAACCTATTGGGATACGGAGAAATTAATATTAGTTATTTAAAAAAAGTAGCTGTCATTACTAATCCAACTATTCAGTTGATTCCTAAGCATCAATCCGCACTACCTATAGCAGATGATATTAGTTATTATCGACATTAA
- a CDS encoding Photosystem I reaction center subunit III → MRRLFALILVISLWFSFAPAASAADSSVLVPCKDSPAFQQRYKTVRPTTDDPQSGKKRLDRYSEALCGPEGLPHLIVDGNLAHAGDFLIPSVLFLYIAGWIGWVGRSYLQAIKKDKSPEEKEIIIDVPLAVSKMLTGPLWPLLALKELTSGELVADDSKIPVSPR, encoded by the coding sequence ATGCGACGCTTGTTCGCTTTAATTCTCGTAATCAGCCTTTGGTTCAGCTTTGCTCCTGCTGCATCCGCTGCGGACTCCTCTGTTCTCGTACCCTGCAAGGATTCTCCAGCTTTCCAACAACGCTATAAAACTGTCCGTCCAACGACTGACGATCCCCAATCCGGGAAAAAGCGTCTCGATCGCTATTCTGAAGCACTTTGCGGCCCAGAAGGATTACCACATTTAATTGTAGATGGTAACTTAGCCCACGCTGGCGACTTCTTAATTCCTAGTGTTCTGTTTCTCTACATAGCTGGTTGGATTGGCTGGGTTGGTCGTTCCTATCTGCAAGCTATTAAGAAAGACAAATCTCCAGAAGAAAAAGAGATCATCATCGATGTACCTCTGGCTGTTTCTAAAATGCTTACAGGCCCATTATGGCCTTTGTTAGCATTGAAAGAATTAACTAGTGGTGAATTAGTAGCAGATGACAGCAAAATTCCTGTTTCACCTCGCTAG
- a CDS encoding alpha/beta fold hydrolase, with protein MASIDILGTTHTYDLTAPTSRSEVLVFIHGWLLSRRYWQPLIEQLSPTYQCLCYDLRGFGDSQIGKRNHNKVDFPEKSLMEMVNANAAFYTPAVYAHELGLLLKELNISSAWLVGHSLGGTIALWAAEQFPESVKGVICVNAGGGIYLKEAFEQFRAVGQQLVKFRPRILRYLPWIDLVFARESVARPVARSWGRQRVIDFVMAHPEAALGTLLDSTTEEEVNTLPKIVAQLQQPVYFFAGANDKVMEPKYVRHLASFHPLFECCGNNVIEIPNCGHLAMLEQPDIVAKEIGSILTRYESE; from the coding sequence ATGGCAAGCATCGACATCCTGGGTACAACACACACTTATGATTTAACGGCTCCTACTTCTAGGAGTGAGGTTTTAGTATTTATTCATGGTTGGTTGCTGAGTCGTCGCTACTGGCAACCTCTGATTGAGCAGTTATCACCAACTTATCAGTGTCTTTGTTATGATTTGCGAGGTTTTGGGGATTCCCAAATTGGTAAGAGAAATCACAATAAAGTAGATTTTCCAGAAAAATCGTTGATGGAAATGGTAAATGCCAATGCTGCTTTTTATACTCCAGCTGTTTATGCTCATGAGTTGGGTCTTTTACTTAAGGAATTAAATATTTCTAGTGCTTGGTTAGTTGGTCATTCTCTGGGTGGTACGATCGCACTTTGGGCAGCAGAACAGTTTCCTGAGTCCGTCAAGGGTGTTATTTGTGTTAACGCTGGCGGTGGTATTTATCTGAAGGAAGCTTTTGAGCAATTTCGCGCTGTAGGTCAACAGTTAGTTAAGTTTCGTCCGCGAATTCTGCGTTATTTACCTTGGATTGATTTAGTATTTGCTCGTGAGAGTGTGGCACGTCCAGTTGCGCGTTCTTGGGGTCGTCAAAGAGTAATTGATTTTGTCATGGCGCACCCAGAAGCAGCATTAGGAACTTTACTAGATTCAACCACAGAAGAAGAAGTGAATACTCTGCCAAAAATTGTTGCTCAACTTCAGCAACCTGTTTATTTTTTCGCTGGTGCTAATGACAAGGTTATGGAACCGAAATATGTGCGCCATTTAGCTAGTTTTCATCCTTTATTTGAATGTTGTGGAAATAATGTAATTGAAATTCCCAATTGTGGGCATTTGGCTATGTTAGAACAGCCGGATATAGTAGCGAAAGAAATTGGTAGTATTCTGACTCGATATGAAAGCGAGTGA
- the psaJ gene encoding photosystem I reaction center subunit IX, producing the protein MQYFLKYLSTAPVLATIWMFITAGILIEFNRFFPDLLFHPMP; encoded by the coding sequence ATGCAATATTTCCTAAAGTATCTTTCCACTGCCCCAGTTCTGGCAACAATTTGGATGTTTATCACTGCCGGAATTTTGATTGAGTTCAACCGCTTTTTCCCTGATTTGCTATTCCATCCCATGCCATAA
- a CDS encoding pentapeptide repeat-containing protein, producing MKASEVLRQYAEGRRDFRGENLRGLSFGSKDLSGADFSEADIKGTNFCRANLTGAKFVAAKGGLPKQWVINLLLICLLLLVILYFMVKILSILVVIIMFFLIPFSGDKISWIIMVDSIITVVFLVFNCLLVYRGISGFNSANIIAIAITIAIVSTITKFFAIANSDTIATTAIAIGFASAIAIAIGFASAIAIGFAIGFLIGIVFTIAIGIASTIASAFAFAHAINIAISGGFDSDVDSAFFFAKACIYLSIPLYSYFGWRAIKGDPRFSWIRTNAIDFSVTGGTSFLNANLTNADFTKATLKNTDFRKAILTHTCFKESKNLDLARTIKTYLNILQVQKLVVTRQGQDKDYSRLNLRRINLQRANLANASFINADLSKANLKNADLSGAKLVQTQLDKTDFTGANLTGAYIENWRITRATKFDNVRCKYVYMRMPTKDNPNQFRKPDNNKEVFADGEFGDFIKSIVDALPKAD from the coding sequence ATGAAAGCGAGTGAAGTTTTGCGGCAGTATGCAGAAGGGAGGCGAGATTTTCGCGGGGAAAATCTCCGAGGTTTGTCTTTTGGAAGCAAAGATTTATCGGGCGCAGATTTTTCGGAAGCTGATATTAAAGGAACTAATTTTTGTAGGGCTAACCTGACTGGTGCTAAGTTTGTGGCAGCAAAAGGTGGATTACCGAAGCAATGGGTAATTAACTTGTTGCTTATTTGCTTATTGCTATTAGTAATATTGTATTTTATGGTAAAAATATTAAGCATTCTTGTTGTAATTATAATGTTTTTTTTAATACCATTTTCTGGAGATAAAATCAGCTGGATAATTATGGTAGATTCGATAATTACCGTCGTATTTTTAGTGTTTAATTGCCTATTAGTTTACCGAGGAATTAGTGGCTTTAACAGCGCCAATATCATTGCCATTGCCATTACTATTGCCATCGTTAGCACCATTACCAAATTTTTTGCAATTGCCAATAGCGATACCATCGCCACTACTGCTATCGCTATTGGCTTCGCCAGTGCTATTGCTATTGCTATTGGCTTCGCCAGTGCTATTGCTATTGGCTTCGCTATTGGCTTCCTTATTGGCATTGTCTTCACTATTGCGATTGGTATTGCTAGCACCATTGCCAGTGCCTTTGCCTTTGCCCACGCAATTAATATTGCTATATCCGGTGGCTTCGACAGCGACGTAGACAGCGCCTTTTTCTTCGCCAAAGCCTGCATCTATCTATCAATACCCTTGTATAGTTATTTCGGCTGGCGTGCAATTAAAGGAGATCCCAGGTTTAGTTGGATTCGCACAAATGCTATTGATTTTTCGGTTACAGGAGGAACTAGCTTTCTTAATGCCAACTTAACTAATGCTGATTTTACAAAAGCCACTCTAAAAAATACTGACTTCAGAAAAGCTATTCTTACTCATACCTGTTTTAAAGAATCTAAAAACCTAGACTTAGCTCGAACTATAAAAACTTATTTAAACATATTACAAGTACAAAAACTTGTTGTAACAAGACAAGGACAAGATAAAGATTATAGTCGTCTGAACTTGCGAAGAATTAATTTACAAAGAGCTAATCTAGCCAATGCTAGTTTTATCAATGCTGACCTCAGCAAGGCTAACTTAAAAAATGCCGATTTATCTGGAGCAAAATTAGTACAAACACAGTTAGATAAAACTGATTTTACAGGCGCTAATCTCACTGGCGCATATATAGAAAATTGGAGAATTACAAGGGCAACTAAGTTTGACAACGTAAGATGTAAATATGTTTATATGCGGATGCCTACAAAGGATAATCCCAATCAATTTCGTAAACCAGATAATAATAAAGAAGTTTTTGCCGATGGAGAATTTGGTGATTTCATTAAATCAATTGTTGATGCTCTTCCCAAAGCAGATTAA
- the tsaD gene encoding tRNA (adenosine(37)-N6)-threonylcarbamoyltransferase complex transferase subunit TsaD yields MATILAIETSCDETAVAIVNDRQVYSSIITSQIPVHQQYGGVVPEVASRQHVEIINEGIVQAFQQAGVNWSEIDGIAATCAPGLVGALLVGLSAAKTLAILHQKPFVGVHHLEGHIYASYLSSPDLQPPFLCLLVSGGHTSLIYVKDCGVYQTLGETRDDAAGEAFDKVARLLALGYPGGPIIDKLAKVGNANAFPLPEGKISLPNGGFHPYDSSFSGLKTAVLRLTQRLEQEGQKPLPVNDIAASFQDTVAKALTKRAINCALDYGLNTIAVGGGVAANSGLRKHLQEAAALHNLQVMFPPMKFCTDNAAMIGCAAADHLNRGHVSSLTLGVRSRLPLTQVMQLYS; encoded by the coding sequence ATGGCGACAATATTAGCAATAGAAACAAGTTGTGATGAAACAGCAGTGGCGATCGTCAACGATCGTCAAGTTTACAGCAGTATCATCACTTCTCAAATTCCCGTCCATCAACAATACGGCGGCGTTGTCCCAGAAGTCGCCTCTCGCCAGCACGTAGAAATTATTAACGAAGGCATTGTCCAAGCATTTCAACAAGCGGGTGTAAACTGGTCAGAAATTGACGGCATTGCTGCTACTTGTGCGCCTGGATTAGTCGGCGCTTTGTTAGTCGGGTTAAGTGCCGCTAAAACATTAGCTATTTTGCATCAGAAGCCATTTGTAGGCGTTCATCACCTGGAAGGGCATATCTATGCCTCTTACCTCAGTTCCCCGGATTTACAGCCACCTTTTCTTTGTCTGCTAGTTTCTGGGGGACATACAAGTTTAATTTATGTTAAAGATTGTGGAGTTTACCAAACTTTAGGCGAAACTCGTGACGATGCAGCGGGGGAAGCCTTTGACAAAGTGGCCCGATTGTTAGCATTAGGTTATCCTGGTGGGCCGATAATTGACAAATTGGCAAAAGTAGGTAATGCCAACGCTTTCCCTTTACCGGAGGGCAAGATTTCTTTACCAAATGGCGGTTTTCACCCTTATGATTCTAGTTTTAGTGGTTTAAAAACTGCGGTGTTGCGGTTAACCCAAAGATTAGAGCAAGAGGGACAAAAGCCGCTGCCAGTAAATGACATTGCGGCTAGTTTTCAGGATACAGTAGCCAAAGCTTTGACGAAAAGAGCCATTAATTGCGCCCTTGACTACGGACTTAACACCATTGCCGTAGGCGGAGGAGTAGCGGCGAACAGCGGACTGAGAAAACATTTACAGGAAGCAGCTGCTTTGCATAATTTACAAGTAATGTTTCCCCCGATGAAATTTTGTACTGATAATGCGGCGATGATCGGTTGTGCGGCGGCAGATCATTTGAATCGAGGTCATGTTTCGAGTTTAACTTTAGGAGTGCGATCGCGTCTCCCCCTCACTCAAGTAATGCAGCTGTATTCGTAA
- the gmk gene encoding guanylate kinase, producing METGKLIVFTGPSGVGKGTLLRKLLKQHPELVLSISVTTRLPRPGEIHGKDYYFVTVEKFRQMVVNEELLEWAEFAGNYYGTPRFQIEELISQGKWVILEIELEGARQIRQTFPKALRLFILPPSLWELEQRIRRRGTETEEAIAKRLRRAQDEINAANEFDIQIVNDDLTKALEHLEAALFVPC from the coding sequence ATGGAAACAGGCAAACTGATTGTTTTTACTGGCCCCAGTGGTGTTGGCAAAGGTACTTTATTGCGAAAACTCCTCAAACAGCATCCAGAACTAGTACTTTCTATTTCTGTAACTACCCGTTTACCACGTCCCGGCGAAATTCACGGAAAAGATTATTATTTCGTTACAGTGGAAAAGTTTCGGCAAATGGTAGTAAATGAAGAATTACTAGAATGGGCAGAATTTGCTGGTAATTATTATGGTACACCCCGCTTCCAAATCGAAGAATTGATTTCCCAAGGAAAGTGGGTAATTTTAGAAATAGAACTAGAAGGGGCAAGACAAATTCGCCAAACTTTTCCTAAAGCTTTGCGATTGTTTATTTTGCCTCCTTCTCTATGGGAATTAGAGCAAAGAATTCGCCGTCGGGGAACGGAAACAGAAGAAGCAATTGCTAAACGTTTGCGCCGCGCTCAAGACGAAATTAACGCCGCTAATGAATTTGATATTCAGATTGTCAATGATGATTTGACTAAGGCTTTAGAACATCTGGAAGCTGCACTTTTTGTGCCGTGCTAA
- a CDS encoding choice-of-anchor W domain-containing protein, giving the protein MINLRSAFFTLALLSLGVVSVPTSVNAFTIVDRTGFTDTEFRGLLDQGLFDELFVAESRIGNNSGTGGEREIGINQDVNLGGLPVVQGQRTWQNGGWVDFMLEYTGSLVNYTVGGQLFSTNAFSGPVTDIFLRTRAADKSTMALSNLFFNGVEIGDLFSSGSGGSDIDYLQISKISTPFTLTGKSLMSWTGTRPNNSALAYQIKVGTTPQAESVPEPGTVGALLAAGVLSVGLKRKQKAAQS; this is encoded by the coding sequence ATGATTAATTTACGTAGTGCATTTTTTACTTTGGCATTATTGAGTTTGGGAGTGGTTTCTGTACCTACAAGTGTTAATGCTTTTACGATCGTCGATCGCACAGGTTTTACTGATACAGAATTCCGAGGACTACTAGATCAAGGGTTGTTTGATGAATTATTCGTTGCCGAAAGTAGAATTGGTAACAACAGTGGTACAGGCGGCGAACGAGAAATTGGGATTAACCAAGACGTGAATTTAGGTGGTCTTCCAGTAGTTCAAGGTCAGCGGACTTGGCAAAATGGCGGTTGGGTCGATTTTATGTTGGAATACACGGGAAGTTTGGTTAATTACACTGTTGGCGGTCAATTATTCTCGACTAATGCTTTTAGCGGCCCTGTCACCGATATTTTCCTTCGCACCCGTGCGGCAGATAAGAGTACGATGGCACTGAGCAATTTATTTTTTAACGGAGTGGAAATTGGTGATTTGTTTTCTTCCGGTTCGGGTGGTAGTGATATAGATTATCTACAAATTAGTAAGATCTCTACACCCTTTACTCTGACTGGTAAATCATTAATGAGTTGGACGGGTACGCGCCCAAATAATTCCGCACTGGCATATCAAATTAAGGTTGGTACTACTCCACAAGCAGAAAGTGTACCTGAACCTGGTACTGTGGGTGCTTTGTTAGCGGCTGGTGTTTTGTCTGTTGGTTTGAAGAGAAAGCAAAAGGCTGCTCAATCATAA
- the remA gene encoding extracellular matrix/biofilm regulator RemA, translating to MDIQLINIGFGNIVSASRVVAIVSPESAPIKRIITDARDRGQLIDATYGRRTRAVIITDSSHVILSAIQPETVANRFVISKEATANEH from the coding sequence ATGGATATTCAGCTAATCAATATTGGTTTTGGGAACATTGTTTCTGCAAGTCGAGTAGTAGCCATTGTCAGTCCAGAATCTGCCCCTATTAAACGCATTATCACAGATGCCAGAGATAGAGGCCAACTGATTGATGCCACCTACGGACGACGCACCAGAGCGGTAATTATTACTGATTCCAGTCATGTCATTCTTTCCGCCATTCAACCGGAAACAGTCGCTAATCGCTTTGTCATCAGCAAAGAGGCTACGGCTAACGAACACTAA
- a CDS encoding PPC domain-containing protein: MLEFNSLFDEKYYLLQNQDVAIAIGQGFFSSGLDHYQRCGQFERRSPSGFFAEDYYLFQNSDVAQAVQAGLFQNGLQHFISNGQAEGRQSSVFFDPNFYLGFYSDVDTAVANSSLTPLEHFIKNGQFEQRDPFSEFYTDTYLTENPDVAQAVQATAATTDPLTPIEHFIDYGQYEGRNFGPDFNNSSYLQQNPDVAAAVRPFGLSPIKHYLQFGKDEGRFSTEGSEFNTIDLTQALDLGTIGSATVSDFVGNNNTVDVYRFNVGNLSTVNITLNGLSADADLTLIEDSNNNGVLDEFETLDVSIAEGAAPEEISSLLSSGSYYVLVEQFEGDTNYNLSLSAIPFTPASDTAGNTLNEARDLGTLSGSQTLNEFVGNVDTQDIYRFALSSSSNLNVSLQDLSADADLQLIQDTNGNGIVEENEAIESSTSLNNASEAIAINALPAGTYFIAVNQYEGDTTYNLSLSASPPISRPARTADSSVNDAEVNNSAVLSKSGQVNATNPENDYSFTVNESGIFTANLTGLTGDADVRLIRDFNGNGKVDSVADRNGNGFIDNDEIEVVAWQWERGTASESIRAFLQPATYVLQVKSFNQQTADYTVNSNFTPEASDPWKFSIELNFGQGTEDLTEAERNTVRQAARRIEQLISYSTFNGPHTIKIDTTAEDQGEYLLASAGPEQNQADLNRKSMPIIGEASLNSNPQSAVRANQRYLYDTMIHEFGHVMGIGTLWDDRKLIVDPKVGRYNPNSYAGIYYGELLGAFSATPVELTVGQGKASDLAHWNKIPNFDIEIMVESGDKSEQQLTSQLTIAALRDLGYNVNYGAAEEYRLPSNNPLLIARQQGNSPIS, from the coding sequence ATGCTTGAATTCAACAGTTTGTTTGATGAAAAATACTATTTGCTACAAAATCAGGATGTAGCGATCGCCATTGGTCAAGGTTTTTTTAGCAGTGGGCTCGATCACTATCAAAGATGTGGTCAGTTTGAGCGGCGCAGTCCCAGTGGATTTTTTGCTGAAGACTATTACCTGTTCCAAAATTCAGACGTAGCCCAAGCAGTTCAGGCTGGTCTTTTTCAGAATGGATTACAACACTTCATTAGTAATGGGCAGGCTGAAGGTCGTCAATCAAGCGTTTTCTTCGATCCAAACTTCTATCTAGGATTTTACTCAGATGTTGATACTGCGGTTGCCAATAGTTCACTTACACCATTAGAACACTTCATAAAGAACGGTCAGTTTGAACAGCGCGATCCTTTTAGCGAATTTTATACTGATACATATTTAACAGAGAACCCAGACGTAGCCCAAGCAGTACAAGCAACAGCGGCTACCACTGATCCACTCACCCCAATAGAACACTTTATTGATTATGGGCAATATGAAGGACGTAACTTCGGCCCAGACTTCAATAACTCTTCTTATTTACAACAAAACCCAGATGTAGCAGCAGCTGTTAGACCTTTCGGTTTAAGCCCGATTAAACACTACCTACAATTTGGCAAAGATGAAGGACGGTTCAGCACAGAAGGGTCAGAGTTTAATACTATTGACCTAACTCAAGCTCTTGATTTAGGTACAATTGGCAGCGCCACCGTTAGCGATTTTGTCGGCAACAATAATACAGTAGATGTCTATCGCTTCAATGTGGGCAATCTCAGCACTGTTAACATTACCCTTAATGGTTTGAGTGCAGATGCTGATCTGACGCTTATAGAAGACTCCAATAACAATGGCGTACTAGATGAGTTTGAAACTTTGGATGTCTCAATCGCTGAAGGTGCGGCTCCCGAAGAGATTAGCAGCCTGTTGTCTTCAGGCAGCTATTATGTCCTGGTAGAGCAGTTCGAGGGTGATACCAACTACAACCTCAGCCTGTCAGCTATACCTTTCACACCAGCGTCAGATACTGCTGGCAATACCCTAAATGAAGCAAGAGATCTGGGCACCCTCAGTGGCAGCCAGACCTTGAATGAGTTCGTAGGCAATGTTGATACACAAGACATCTACCGTTTCGCTCTCTCTAGCAGTAGCAACCTCAACGTCAGCTTGCAAGACCTGAGCGCCGATGCTGATTTACAGCTGATTCAGGACACGAACGGCAATGGTATTGTCGAAGAGAATGAGGCAATCGAGTCTTCCACATCGCTAAATAATGCCTCAGAAGCAATTGCCATAAATGCTTTGCCCGCTGGCACTTACTTTATCGCAGTGAATCAGTACGAAGGCGATACCACCTACAACTTGAGCCTGTCGGCAAGCCCCCCAATATCCCGACCAGCTCGAACTGCCGACTCTTCTGTAAACGATGCAGAAGTTAACAATTCAGCAGTTTTATCAAAAAGCGGACAAGTCAATGCTACCAATCCTGAAAACGACTACAGCTTTACAGTGAATGAGTCTGGTATCTTTACTGCTAACCTGACAGGTTTGACAGGTGATGCTGACGTGCGGCTGATCCGGGATTTCAACGGCAATGGTAAAGTCGATTCGGTAGCCGATCGCAATGGTAATGGCTTTATCGATAATGATGAAATAGAGGTAGTCGCTTGGCAGTGGGAACGAGGCACTGCCAGTGAGTCAATCCGCGCTTTTCTCCAGCCAGCAACTTATGTTTTGCAGGTTAAGAGCTTCAACCAACAAACAGCTGACTACACCGTAAACTCGAATTTCACTCCAGAAGCTAGCGATCCTTGGAAATTTTCCATCGAACTTAACTTCGGCCAGGGAACGGAAGATCTGACTGAAGCCGAGCGCAATACCGTGCGTCAAGCTGCCCGCAGGATCGAGCAACTGATTTCCTACAGTACTTTTAATGGTCCACACACGATAAAAATCGATACCACTGCCGAAGATCAGGGAGAGTACTTACTTGCGTCAGCTGGACCGGAGCAGAATCAAGCTGACCTGAATCGCAAATCGATGCCAATAATTGGTGAGGCTTCCCTTAACAGCAATCCGCAAAGTGCAGTGCGTGCTAATCAAAGATACTTGTATGACACTATGATTCACGAGTTCGGCCACGTTATGGGGATTGGCACTTTGTGGGATGATCGGAAATTGATTGTTGATCCGAAAGTTGGACGTTACAACCCAAATTCCTACGCTGGAATTTACTATGGAGAACTTCTAGGTGCGTTCTCAGCAACTCCTGTGGAACTGACTGTTGGCCAAGGTAAAGCCTCTGACTTGGCTCACTGGAACAAGATACCTAACTTCGACATCGAAATCATGGTTGAATCGGGTGATAAGAGCGAGCAGCAACTCACCAGCCAATTGACGATTGCGGCTTTAAGGGATCTTGGTTATAACGTTAACTACGGCGCAGCAGAAGAGTATCGTCTGCCTTCCAATAATCCACTGCTCATCGCTAGGCAACAAGGGAACTCCCCAATTTCTTAA